A single window of Coffea eugenioides isolate CCC68of chromosome 7, Ceug_1.0, whole genome shotgun sequence DNA harbors:
- the LOC113777768 gene encoding SNW/SKI-interacting protein A-like, with translation MAALKDLLPPVKSSGSTHYDHSNDPWFKQRYSAAESEKSAIIKANPVPPYLKRTGFKPSKLEDFGDGGAFPEIHIAQYPLDMGRKRDWKPGSKTLPITVDEHGNVRYDAIVRQNENAKKIVYSQHTDLVPMVVKDGQDEEEMDLDEKQKEIDETTQSTKTALEKIVNVRLSAAQPKNVPTQSSDSKFIKYKPSQQSAAFNSGAKERIIRMVEMPVDPLEPPKFKHKRVPKASGSPPVPVMHSPPRPVTVKDQQDWKIPPCISNWKNPKGYTIPLDKRLAADGRGLQDVQINDNFAKLSEALYVAEQKAREAVAMRSKVQKEMMMKEKEKKEMELRELARKARSERTGTAAPAAANMPSERGTDDMVTDYDRVRDAPREKETKEEREERLQREKIREERRRERERERRLESKDAAMGKKSKITRDRDRDISEKVALGMATTGRGGEVMYDQRLFNQEKGMDSGFATDDSYNIYDKGLFTAQPTLSTLYRPKKDVDSDTYGGADEQLEKIMKTERFKPDKTFAGTSERTGPRDRPVEFEKEAEEADPFGLDQFLTEVKKGKKAMDKVGSSGTMKASAGSMRDGFEGSGRTRIAFDKGR, from the coding sequence ATGGCGGCGTTAAAGGACCTTCTTCCGCCTGTAAAGTCGAGTGGGTCAACTCACTATGATCACTCGAATGATCCGTGGTTCAAGCAGAGGTATAGTGCAGCAGAGTCTGAGAAATCTGCAATAATTAAGGCAAATCCAGTTCCTCCTTATTTAAAAAGAACAGGCTTTAAACCATCCAAACTTGAGGATTTTGGTGATGGGGGGGCGTTCCCGGAAATTCATATCGCTCAATACCCTCTGGATATGGGGAGGAAAAGGGACTGGAAGCCAGGGTCGAAAACCTTGCCCATTACAGTTGATGAGCATGGGAATGTGAGGTATGATGCAATTGTGAGGCAGAATGAGAATGCTAAAAAGATTGTGTATTCACAACATACCGACCTTGTCCCCATGGTTGTCAAAGATGGTCAGGACGAGGAGGAGATGGACTTGGATGAGAAGCAGAAGGAGATTGATGAGACCACTCAGAGCACTAAGACTGCTCTTGAGAAGATTGTGAATGTGAGGTTGAGTGCGGCTCAGCCTAAAAATGTTCCTACACAATCTTCAGATTCTAAGTTTATCAAGTACAAGCCTTCACAGCAGTCAGCTGCCTTTAATTCTGGTGCAAAGGAGAGGATTATTAGGATGGTGGAGATGCCTGTGGACCCTTTGGAGCCACCCAAGTTTAAACATAAGCGGGTTCCAAAAGCATCTGGTTCTCCACCCGTTCCAGTAATGCACTCTCCACCTCGGCCTGTGACTGTGAAGGACCAGCAAGATTGGAAGATCCCACCTTGTATTTCAAACTGGAAGAACCCAAAAGGGTATACAATTCCTCTTGATAAGCGTCTGGCAGCTGATGGTAGGGGCCTTCAGGATGTTCAAATTAATGACAACTTTGCGAAGTTATCAGAGGCACTGTATGTTGCAGAACAGAAGGCCAGAGAGGCTGTAGCCATGAGGTCAAAGGTCCAAAAGGAAATGATgatgaaagagaaagaaaagaaagagatggAATTGCGTGAGTTGGCTCGAAAGGCTAGATCTGAGAGAACTGGTACTGCAGCTCCTGCTGCTGCCAATATGCCTTCAGAGAGAGGTACTGATGATATGGTTACAGATTATGACCGTGTCAGGGATGCCCCAAGGGAGAAGGAGACAAAAGAGGAAAGAGAGGAGCGGTTGCAGAGGGAGAAAATTCGTGAAGAGCGTCgtagagagagggagagggagcgTAGGTTGGAGTCGAAAGATGCTGCAATGGGGAAGAAGAGCAAGATTACAAGGGACAGAGACCGCGATATCAGTGAGAAAGTTGCTCTTGGAATGGCTACAACTGGGAGAGGGGGTGAAGTCATGTACGACCAGAGGTTGTTTAACCAGGAGAAAGGAATGGACTCTGGGTTTGCCACTGATGATTCATATAACATCTATGACAAGGGGCTTTTTACTGCCCAGCCTACTCTGTCTACTCTCTACAGGCCCAAAAAGGATGTTGACTCTGATACTTATGGAGGTGCGGATGAGCAGCTGGAGAAGATCATGAAGACTGAGCGCTTTAAACCTGACAAGACATTTGCAGGTACCTCAGAGAGGACTGGTCCTAGAGACAGGCCTGTTGAGTTTGAGAAAGAGGCTGAAGAAGCTGATCCGTTTGGTTTGGATCAATTCTTGACTGAAGTCAAGAAAGGTAAAAAAGCAATGGATAAAGTTGGCAGCAGTGGTACAATGAAAGCTAGTGCAGGATCAATGCGAGATGGCTTTGAAGGATCTGGTAGAACTCGTATTGCCTTTGATAAAGGGCGTTGA